Within Paenibacillus sabinae T27, the genomic segment ACGCCGGCAATGGCCTGGAACAATAGCGGCACTTGGCGGCGAACATCATCGGATGCCGTGCAGTTGAAATCCGATTTCGCTTTATCCTCCGCCGATACCAGGAACAGCTTCGCAATCTTCTCCTCGGGAGTCAGGGCTGCATGCCGGCCGAAATGATCGCTCGCGCTGAGCAGGTCGTTCAAGCGGCGGACAAGATGCGCAGCCTTTTCAGGATCGGGGGCCGGCTAGGGGCGGCGTTTCGGCAATGCCGGCTGTCTGTTAGCCGGCTGTTCATTCGCGGGTGCGATTTCGTTAGCCGTTGGATCCATGAACCCCAGCTCCTTCCTCTTCTTCCGCGCGAAGCACCTTGGCCAGCCACATCGGCGGCTTGCCTTGCAGCATGTCCACAAGCCGTTTGACCTGATCATCAATCGGGCTGCCGAATTGCACTTTGACCGGCATGATTTTGCGGCGGGTCACCTTAGCTGCCGCCGACGCGCCTATCTGCATCAGAAAGATCAGCGTGCAATCGGCAATTGCGTCGATCCGGCTGTCGATCTTGCCGAACTCATCCTGGGTTGAAATATCGGGTATTCTGCGGAGCTCCACTAGCTCACTGCTGCTCTTCGTAATGTTATAAATGGCAAACATCGAACATTGCCCGAAGTGGGCATTTACACGAACTCCGTCATCTGTGGCGAACGCGACTTTCACGATGCTCCGCCTCCCTTCTCATAAGTAGATTGCCTGCTTTATTGGTCCATTCCATTGCCCCGCGATAGCCAACGGAGACATTCATATACGATCCAAGCTCATCCCAAATCGGGAAGCCTGCAGGTAGGAACGCTGCTCCGATACGTTCTGCTCCAGCAATTCCGTGTGAACTGCTGATCCACAGATCGGCTCCGCTTCCCAGGACTTCGGCGTCATCCAGATCTCCGACCCACACTTCACGTTCCATTTCGGCGACTGCCGGAGTTTCGCAGGAAGCAACGAGCGCTTTTTGTTCAACTCCCAGTTCTTCAAGCCACTCCGATACGGAGCGCAGATGATCCGGCTCAAGCGCAGCCAGCGCGGACACGCCCGCGAACTGAAAGTGCGCGTCAAGCATACAGTCGAGCAGATTCTCCCGCTGCCAGCAGTACCGGATGGGAACAGGAACTCCACTGATCTGATGGAGAAAATTGAGCAGCTCGTCGGATGCCTTCAGTCCCATCGTTCCCTGGAACACTTTGTAAGGCGTTCCCAGAGCATTATGCAATCTTCTGGCCGGACGCTCCATGCTGGCGCCAAAGGCGATAGTAAGCCCGGACTGCAGGCTCTGAAGCATGGAGTCCAGCGGGACTCCGCCTCTGGTCAGCGGCGAGAATCCGGTCAGCAGATGCCCGGACAGCGAAGTCGAAATATCCGGAAGCGCGATAACCTCGAAGCCGAAGGAAGATACGATTTCCTTAAGCTCCATTACATCACCGGGCGTAAGATACGAACCGGGAAGCAGCGTAATCTGGCGGGAATTCACATTCCGTTGTCCCCGAAGACCCGCCTGCTGAATCAGTTCATCAACCATAGCCTCAACAGTTACACTGAATCCGGATTCCAGCGATCCGCGAAAGTCAGGCAGCGTTACGGAGAAGGCAAGGCCGCCGCGCATATTACGCTCTCTCTTATAAGACTTCAGCATGCTCTGGTAATCCACCCCGGCCACATCGGTCAGTTCCGTTCCGATAATTCCGATGATGTCCGGGCGATGCTTGGACAGTACCGCATTCAGAGCCTCTTCCAAATTCCGGTTTGCGTCAAAAATAACGTCCATTTCCTGAAGCGCTGAGGTTTGCACCGCAATCGGTTCGCGAAAATGACGGGTCAAAAGCGCTTTGGGAAAGGCGCTGCAGCCCTGTGAGCCGTGGACAATGGGCATCGCCCGGTAGCAGCCCTGCATAGCCAGAACGCCGCCCAAAGACTGGCCGATTTTGAGGGGATTGACCGATACCGGTTTGCTTCTTCTCTTAACGGTCATAGCTGCCCTCCTTATCCCAAGGAGCCGGCGAAGAAGCAAGCTTCCAGATCGGATTAACCATGGAATCTACCAGTTCCTTGGCAAGACGAAGCAGACCCTCGTAACCCGCATAAGCTTTATGCCGCTCTTGATTGATGTCCACAAACGGAATTTGCTCTTTCATTGCAACATACATATTCCGGCCGCCGGCAATCATAATATCCGCCTTGCGCTCTCTAACCGTCTTAATAATCCGGCTTGCTCCGCCTTCCGGAATGTACTCTGTATCATCACCGACCCGGTCGGCAATCCTTTGTACATCCTCATCCGAGCTCTTGTTTGTTCCGACGCCTACGACCTGAATGCCCAGTTCCTTCAGCGCTGAAATGACCGACCAGCTTTTTACTCCCCCTGTATACAGCACCGCTTTTTTGCCTTTGAGAATTTTGCGGTATGGACGCAGATCATGAGCCAGCCGGTTCTCTTCACGTTCAGTCAACCGGTCAACCCGGCGTTCCATTTCCCTGTCGTTCAACAGGAAAGCCATTTGACGCAAGGAATAGGTGGTTTCTTTCGCGCCATAGAACGATCCTTCAAAATAAGGTATGCCGTACTTGGATTCCATCTGTTTCGCCAGTCCGAGCAATGCGCGGCTGCAGACGACCATATTGGCTTTCGCCCGGTGCGCCCAAGTAATCTCTTTATATCTGGCATCGCCCGTAATGCGAGATAAAAGCGTAATTCCCGCCTGGTTCATCAGCTTCTCAATGTCCCACATCTCGCCGGCGATGTTATACTCACCAATCAGGTTCACACCAAGCGGAGTCTCCTGCTCCGGTTCTCCGGTACCGATAACGTATTGGAGCAGCGCATCGCCCGCGAGCCGGTTGCCGAGATTCTTGCTTCCGACAAAGCCGGGGCTGTTGACAGGCACTATCGGGATGCCCAGACGATCCGACGCCTCTTTACAGACGGCGTCCATATCTTCGCCGATTAGTGCCGTAACACAAGTTGAATATACAAAGATAGCCGGAGGCGTAAAACGCCCGGCAATATAGTCGATGCTGTCTCTTAGCTTTTTTTCGCCGCCAAAGATGATGTCATTATTACCTAAATCCGTCGCAAAACCGTACTGGGAGAGGGAAGGGCCACTCGAAAGGCTTCCCCGGCTTTCCCAACTATTGCCGGCACAAGCGACCGGTCCATGCACCAGATGCGCTGCATCCATAATAGGAAGCAATGTAATTTGCGCTCCGTCGAAGGAGCATCCTCCGGCTGCCTCGCCCGGTTTTGGCCGTGGACAAGGTTTGGATTTGGGAGCCATGCTCCCGCAGGCCTGATCGTCTAACTCTTCCTTTCGAATAGGCTCCATTGGATCATCATCTCCTTCGCTAAGACTTAGTGCTTCAATTCTCACAACCTTACGGCAAAAATAACTGAAATTAACACTCGGAAGAACGAAACGTTGGACCCCAATCCTTATACATTTCGCCGTTGTTAAAAAATCATTCATGATACAAATTATAACATATAATCTCTGAAAATAGGCCGAGGGAGCAGATTTATCCAAGATAAATCTGCTCCCTGTTTTACCTATAATTAGCGAACCAAATCAACGAGCCCGGATGGGTTATTGTCCAGTTGCTCAAGGACAATATTGACGATCAAGGTCAGCAGATTCAGTGCTCCTTGGTAGCCGATAATCGGATTACGATGCATATGATGACGGTCAAAGATCGGGAAGCCTACGCGGACCAGCGGTACTCCCGCATCCTTGGCAGCAAATTTAACGTGCGAGCTGCCGATAGCCAGATCAACCGGATCGTTAATCAGCAGGGAACGCAGGTGCCACAAGTCTTTGCCAACATAAACCGTTGCTTCGGAACCGTATGGGCTGGTTGCAAGCAGCGCTTCAACCTCTTCTTTCCACTTCTTGCCGTCGAATTCCACATCGCCGTTCGAGCACAGGATGTGTACCGGCTCGATGCCAACTTCGAGGCAGAATCCGATGAGGCCAAGCAGCAGGTCAGGGTCGCCGGCCAGGGCAACGCGTTTGCCATGCAGGTAAGGATGGCTATCGGTGTAAGCGTCAACTACGCGTCCGCGTTCTTCCTTCAGCGATTCCGGAACCGGAAGGCCAGTCAATTGGCTGATCGCTTCGAGCAGCTTATCCGTAGCTTTTACGCCGAGCGGAGTGGACAAGGAGGAAATTGGTTGTTTCCAAGTTCCGCTGATATATTCTTGAGTCTTCTTAAGCGTGTATTTTTGCAGTACAAGCGAACCCAGTGCGTTAGCGGCTTTCGGAACATCGGCAAGCTTCGTTCCGCCGTAGTAGTATTCATATTCTCCGTTAGCCGGGGAATCATAGTTGCCGCTGTGATCGCCGAGGATCGTGTACTTCGTATCGAAAGCGTTCAGGATTTTGCGGATTTCAGCAAAGTTGCCTGTGTAAGGCTCGAAA encodes:
- the nifK gene encoding nitrogenase molybdenum-iron protein subunit beta — translated: MSKERIDIPDYSTLFTEERYVQQRENKKQFEAPCSDEAKAEALAYSKSAEYLEKNFERKAVVINPHKACQPLGSVMAALGFEKTLPFVHGSQGCNSYFRSHLSRHFKEPTPAVSSSMTEDAAVFGGMSNMIDGLQNAVALYKPEMVAVCTTCMAEVIGDDLSAFIGNARQKGAIAEDFPVTFANTPSFIGSHITGYDAMIKNILSQLFDRSGQTAAPGTGEEGEKLNVLLGFEPYTGNFAEIRKILNAFDTKYTILGDHSGNYDSPANGEYEYYYGGTKLADVPKAANALGSLVLQKYTLKKTQEYISGTWKQPISSLSTPLGVKATDKLLEAISQLTGLPVPESLKEERGRVVDAYTDSHPYLHGKRVALAGDPDLLLGLIGFCLEVGIEPVHILCSNGDVEFDGKKWKEEVEALLATSPYGSEATVYVGKDLWHLRSLLINDPVDLAIGSSHVKFAAKDAGVPLVRVGFPIFDRHHMHRNPIIGYQGALNLLTLIVNIVLEQLDNNPSGLVDLVR
- the nifN gene encoding nitrogenase iron-molybdenum cofactor biosynthesis protein NifN → MTVKRRSKPVSVNPLKIGQSLGGVLAMQGCYRAMPIVHGSQGCSAFPKALLTRHFREPIAVQTSALQEMDVIFDANRNLEEALNAVLSKHRPDIIGIIGTELTDVAGVDYQSMLKSYKRERNMRGGLAFSVTLPDFRGSLESGFSVTVEAMVDELIQQAGLRGQRNVNSRQITLLPGSYLTPGDVMELKEIVSSFGFEVIALPDISTSLSGHLLTGFSPLTRGGVPLDSMLQSLQSGLTIAFGASMERPARRLHNALGTPYKVFQGTMGLKASDELLNFLHQISGVPVPIRYCWQRENLLDCMLDAHFQFAGVSALAALEPDHLRSVSEWLEELGVEQKALVASCETPAVAEMEREVWVGDLDDAEVLGSGADLWISSSHGIAGAERIGAAFLPAGFPIWDELGSYMNVSVGYRGAMEWTNKAGNLLMRREAEHRESRVRHR
- the nifX gene encoding nitrogen fixation protein NifX, whose translation is MKVAFATDDGVRVNAHFGQCSMFAIYNITKSSSELVELRRIPDISTQDEFGKIDSRIDAIADCTLIFLMQIGASAAAKVTRRKIMPVKVQFGSPIDDQVKRLVDMLQGKPPMWLAKVLRAEEEEGAGVHGSNG
- the nifE gene encoding nitrogenase iron-molybdenum cofactor biosynthesis protein NifE; translation: MEPIRKEELDDQACGSMAPKSKPCPRPKPGEAAGGCSFDGAQITLLPIMDAAHLVHGPVACAGNSWESRGSLSSGPSLSQYGFATDLGNNDIIFGGEKKLRDSIDYIAGRFTPPAIFVYSTCVTALIGEDMDAVCKEASDRLGIPIVPVNSPGFVGSKNLGNRLAGDALLQYVIGTGEPEQETPLGVNLIGEYNIAGEMWDIEKLMNQAGITLLSRITGDARYKEITWAHRAKANMVVCSRALLGLAKQMESKYGIPYFEGSFYGAKETTYSLRQMAFLLNDREMERRVDRLTEREENRLAHDLRPYRKILKGKKAVLYTGGVKSWSVISALKELGIQVVGVGTNKSSDEDVQRIADRVGDDTEYIPEGGASRIIKTVRERKADIMIAGGRNMYVAMKEQIPFVDINQERHKAYAGYEGLLRLAKELVDSMVNPIWKLASSPAPWDKEGSYDR